GTCGGCCAGGGACGCCGTCTGCTCGTCGTCGTCGCTGTGGGTGGAGGCGAAGCGTACCAGGGCGGCGATGCGCTCGCGGTTGGGCATGTCCTCGATGATGCCCTCCTTCAGCACGCGGCCGAACTCGCCCCAGAACTTCTGGTACTGCTCGGGCTCGTGGGCCGCCATGTGCTCCAGCATGCCCAGCACCTTCTTGACCGAGCCACTGCGCATGGCGTCGATCTGGCGGTTCTGCTGGAGGATCTCCCGGGAGATATTGAGGGGCAGGTCCGCCGAATCGACGATACCGCGCACGAAGCGCAGGTAGGCCGGCATGAGCTGCTCCGCGTCGTCCATCACGAACACCCGCCGCACGTAGAGCTTGACGCCGTGGCGGGCGTTGCGATCCCACAGGTCGAAGGGGGCCCGGGCCGGGATATAGAGCAGCGACGTGTACTCCAGCGTCCCCTCCACCTGGTTGTGGGACCATGCCAGGGGGTCCTCGAAGTCGTGGGCCACGTGCTTGTAGAACTCCTTATACTCGTCGTCCGTGATCTCCGCCTTGGACCGCGCCCACAGAGCGGTGGCCCGGTTCACCACCTCGAACTCGGGGCTGGCGGGTTGCGCCTGCTCCTCGCCCTCGGCGGCCGGGGGCTGCTCCTTCTCCATCTCGATGGGCAGGGAGATGTGATCCGAGAAGCGCCGCACGATGCCGCGCAGCCGCCAGCCGTCGGCGAACTCCTCCTGGTCCTCCCTGAGGTGCAGGGTGACGTCGGTGCCGCGCCCCTCACGGTGGATGGTCTCGATGGTGTACTCGCCCTCGCCCGCCGATTCCCAGCGCACCCCGTGCTCGGGGGCGAGGCCGGCGCGCCGGGTCTCCACGGTGACGCGGTCGGCGACGATGAAGCTGGAATAGAAACCCACGCCGAACTGGCCGATGAGGCGGCTGTCCTTGGACTGGTCACCGGTGAGGGCCTCGAAGAACTGGCGGGTACCCGAGCGGGCGATGGTGCCCAGGTTCTCCAGCACCTCCTGGCGGCTCATGCCGATGCCGTTGTCGCTCACGGTGACGGTGCGGGCCGCCTTGTCGAAGGTGATGCGTATGCCGAGATCCCCTTCTCCTTCGTAAAGGGCATCATCGGCCAGGGCCTCGAAGCGCAGCTTGTCGGCGGCATCGGAGGCGTTGGAGATGAGCTCGCGCAGGAAGATCTCCTTGTTGCTGTAGAGGGAGTTGATGACCAGATTGAGGAGTTGCCTGACCTCGGCCTGGAAGCCCAGGGTCTCCTTGTGAGAGTCGATGGTTGCGTTGGTTTCTGACATGGCTGGACGGCTACCGTTATGATTCCGTGACTGGTTGAAAGGGTTTGGAACCCAGACGATGGGGATGTCGAGGCAATTTTTCAACCTCGCCGCCACCGTGCAGGGCTCCGAAAGCCCCGCCGGCCCGGGTTACTCGGTGCCCCATGACCCGGGCCGCCACTGACACCGCGCTCCATATCTCCATGAGACACGGGCGCACACCTTCGCACGGCCTGTGTAGGAATGAGATAACGATTCCCAGGCCCAGAACCATTCTTCAGATCACGCGGCGCTATACCAGGTTCCCCGGCCTGCCCCATGCCGCTGGAGATGACCCGCTGCGGCCAGGGCCTTGATGTGGTCCTTGACGGTGTTGCGGTTGGCCCCGGTGAGCTTCACGGCTTCAGCGACGGTGACGCAGCCGTGGTCGCGGGCGATCTCAAGGATCTGGATGGAGAGCCGCGGCCGGGAACCCAGGATGATGCGCTCGCGCCGAATCTTCTCTTCCAGCGCGTGTTTCTGAGAGCGCAAGGCCGACAGCAAGTACTCGATCCATGGCTGCCAGTCAGGTTCGGTCGTCCGCAACGTGACCTGCGTGCGGCGGAGGGCGCGGTAATACTGATCCTTGCTGCGCTCGATAACGCCTTCGAGCGAAGAGTAAGGCACGTAGCGGTAACCGGCTCTTAGCAGGAGCAGGGTTGTCAACACGCGGGCAAGGCGACCGTTGCCGTCCTGGAATGGATGGATTGCAAGGAAGACAACGACAAAGACGGCGATAACCATGAGGGGGTGAAGGGCGCCTTGGTGTAGAGCCTGCCGGGTCCAGGCAACGAGGCCTTCCATCCGGGCCGGCGTTTCGAAGGGCGTTGCGGTCTCGAAGATGACTCCGAGAGATTCGCCGTCCGGCCCGAACGCCTCGACGTGGTTATCGAGCGTTTTGTATTCGCCCCGGTGGCGCTCGTCTTTGGAGGCATACTGAAGAAGATCACGGTGGAGCTGCCGGATGTGGTTTTCCGTCAGGTCGATGGCCTCGTGGTTGGCAAACACCGTCTCCATCACGGCCGCGTAACCCGCCGCCTCTTGTTCATCGCGCGTTCCGAACGTCTGGATGTCGATCCGGGAGAGCAGACGGTCGACTTCCTGATCGCTGAGCTTCGCCCCTTCGATGCGCGTCGACGAGCCGATGCTCTCAACGGTGGCGACGTGCCGTAGCCGATTCAGACGCTCAGGCGCAAGCCGCCCGAGCGCCTGCCAGGCGCCCTTGAACTCATCGATCTCCGCGATCGCCCTCAAAATCGCGGGGGTGATCCGTATCGTTATTGTTTTCAGGCGGTTATCCATTTAGCCCTCCATTTTCATCCGATTCATCATGGCCGTCCACCACCCATTTTCCCATCCATTTACCTCCATTATATGGCGGCCGATACCCTGACCCTGGTGCGCAACGAGGACGGCAGCTTCAGCCTGACGCCTTACGACCCGGAGTTCTCCGCCACCATGGAGGCCTTCGAGCGCACCCGCCGCAAGTACCGGAACGCCCTGCACGAACTCGCCCGTTGAGCCCTCGCTGGCTGTCGAAGGCACCAGTCAGCGCCATGCACGTCTTCCTGCAGTTGAACGGCCAGGAACTGACGGCCACCGAGACGGAAGCCGTGGTGACCCTCCAACTGCTGGCCGGCGGCGAACTCGAAGAGGTGACGTTGGCCGAGTGGGTGCAGGAGAACAGCCGGCCCTGGCGCCAGGTTTGATCCGTTCCGGTCGTTCCCGGGGCAGTCCAGCGGAAGATGCGTCCCAGCAGGTCTTCTATCTCCCTGGCACCCACCTCGCTCCTTGGCAGGCCGAGGAGGACATGGTTGCCCAGTCCGCGCTGGGGCCGGCGTTTCCCCGACCGGCGAAAGGGTGGAAGATTTGGGTTTCAATGGCCTGACGGCCACCAAGGGATGGGTAAAAACTGTTGCCGGGTGGTGGGGCAGTCTGAGTGGCCATTAACGCGCCTCATATCGCTGCGCTTTCTTCATGGGTTCGGTACAATTCGCGTTATGAGTCAAGAACTTAAACACACCCCCATGATGCAGCAATATCTCGGCATCAAGGCGGAACATCCCGACACCCTGTTGTTCTACCGCATGGGCGACTTCTACGAGCTGTTCTTCGACGACGCGAAGCGCGCCGCCGATCTGCTGGACATCACCCTCACCGCCCGCGGCCAGTCGGCCGGAGCGCCCATCCCCATGGCCGGCGTGCCCTATCACGCCGTGGAGCAGTACCTGGCACGACTGGTGAGGCTGGGGGAATCGGTGGTGATCTGCGAGCAGATGGGGGAGCCCATGCCCGGCAAGGGCCCGGTGGAGCGCCGGGTCACCCGCATCGTCACCCCCGGCACCCTCACGGACGAGGCCCTGCTGGACGAGGCCCGGGACAACCTGCTGGTGGCCCTGCAAGCGGGTGACGGCTTCGGCATCGCCATGCTGGACCTGGCGGCAGGGCGCTTCACCCTGCTCGAAGTGGCGGACGAATCGGCCCTGGCGGCGGAACTGGAACGCCTGCGGCCCGCCGAGTTGCTGGTGCCCGATGACCGCGACCCGCCCCCCCCGGCCCGCGGCCACGGCGCCCTGCGGCGCCAGGCGCCGTGGCATTTCGACCGGGCCACGGCCGTGCGCCTGCTCACGGAGCAATTGGGCACCCACGATCTGGCCGGCTTCGGCTGTACCCCCGATCACCCTGCCCTCGGCGCCGCCGGCTGCCTGCTCCACTACGCCGCCGAGACCCAGAGGAGCGTGTTGCCCCATATCCGCACCCTGACGGTGGAACAGCGTGACGAGGCGGTGATGCTGGACGGCGCCACCCGCCGCAACCTGGAGATCGACCGCAACCTGGGCGGCGGCACCGACAACACCCTGGCGGCGGTGATGGATCGCACCGCCACCGCCATGGGCAGCCGCCTGCTGCGGCGCTGGCTGCACCGCCCCCTGCGCCGCCGGGATACCGTGGGCCTGCGCCACCAGGCCATCGGCGCCCTCATGGACGGCGGCCGCCACGAGACCCTGGGGACCCACCTCAAGGGCATGGGCGACATCGAGCGCATCCTCGCCCGGGTGGCCCTGGGCTCGGCGCGGCCCCGGGACCTGGTACACCTGCGCCACGGCCTCGCCACCCTGCCCGCCCTGACTGCCGTCCTGGCCGGACTGGACAGCCCCCGTCTCCAGGCCCTGGGGCCGCAGCTCGAGGGCCTGGACCCGGAACAGGACCTGCTGGAGCGGGGCCTGGTGGAACAACCGCCGGCGGTCATCCGCGACGGCGGCGTCATCGCCGCCGGCTACCACCCGCGCCTCGACGAGCTGCGCGCCATCGGCGCCGACTCGGATACTTTCTTAAAGGAACTGGAGACCCGGGAGCGCGCGCGCACTGGGATCGCCAGCCTCAAGGTGGGCTACAACCGGGTCCACGGCTACTACATCGAACTCTCCCGCGGCCACAGCGACCACGCCCCCGCGGACTACACCCGGCGCCAGACCCTGAAGGGGGCGGAGCGCTTCGTCACCGCCGAACTCAAGGCCTTCGAGGAGCAGGCGGTGAGCGCCCGTGACAAGGCCCTGGCCCTGGAGAAGTCCCTCTACGGCGAACTCCTCGACCTCCTGGGCCGGCGCCTCGACGCGCTGCAGGCCATGGCCGAGGCGATGGCGGAGCTGGACGTGCTGGCCAATCTGGCGGAACGCGCCGTGGCCCTGGATCTGGTGCGACCGCAGTTGGTGGATGAACCCGGCCTTGTCATCCGCGGCGGGCGCCACCCGGTGGTGGAGGCGGTGCTCGAGGCCCCCTTCATCCCCAATGACCTGGAGTTCACGGACGCCCGCCGCATGCTGGTGATCACGGGCCCCAACATGGGGGGCAAGTCCACCTATATGCGCCAGACCGCCCTCATCACGCTGCTGGCCGCGGCCGGCGCCTACGTGCCCGCCGAGTCCGCGATAATGGGACCCGTGGACCGCATCTTCACCCGCATCGGCGCCAGCGACGACCTCGCCGGCGGGCGTTCCACCTTCATGGTGGAGATGACCGAGACCGCCAACATCCTCCACAACGCCGGCCCCCAGAGCCTGGTGCTGGTGGACGAGATCGGCCGCGGCACCAGCACCTTCGACGGCCTCGCCCTGGCCTGGGCCTGCGCCGAGCAACTGGCCCGGGAGACCCGTGCCTTCACCCTCTTCGCCACCCACTTCTTCGAACTCACCACCCTGGCCGACGAGATACCCGGGGTGGCCAACGTCCACCTCGACGCCGCCGAGCACGGCGAACGCATCGTCTTCCTGCATGCCGTCCGCGAGGGCCCCGCCAGCCAGAGCTATGGCCTCCAGGTGGCGGCCCTGGCAGGCGTCCCCGCCAGCGTGCTGGCCCGCGCCCGCGACCACCTGCGGCGCCTGGAGGACCGCGAAGCGGCATCCTTCGAGGCCCGCCCCCAGCTCGCCCTGCCCCTGGGGCCGGCCCCCGAGGCGCCGGCGGACCCCCTGCACGAGGCCCTGGCCGCCCTCGACCCCGACAGCCTCAGCCCACGGGAAGCCCTGGAGGCCCTGTACCGCCTGAAGGGCCTGCTCGGTCGCCCGGAATGAATCGGCTGAGATGGCGCCATGGCGGTCCAAGGGCAGGCAACGGGACACCGCATCGGCGTGAATCCCACCCAAGCCCACCCCTTGTCCGACAATCCAGCCGCCGGTGCTGAACATGAAGCCCGTGTCCACCCGCGATAAACCGCAAAACCACGGTCCGGCCCCAAAAGGCGCTTCGGAGGGGCGGCGTATCGCCCGGGAGAAACGTACCATCTCGGCCATGGTGGCCATCTACTGCCGCCACCACCATGCCACCTCCGCGGTGCCCTGCGAGGCCTGCCGGACACTCCTGGCTTACGCCCGCCGCCGCCTCGAGGTCTGCCCATTCCAGGAGGCCAAACCCGCCTGCAATCACTGCCAGGTCCACTGTTACAGTCCCACCATGAGGGAACGGGTCAAAGAGGTGATGCGCTACGCCGGCCCCCGCATGGTGCTGCGCCATCCCGTCCTCAGCGTCTACCATCTCCTGGACGCCCGCCGCCCCGCGCCGGTGCTCGGCACCAAGGGCAGTCGGGTGCGACCAAGGAAAGAACGTGACCGCGATGACTCCGCCTGACGGCCCCCTCATCGGCCATGATCGGGCATGTGAACCGCGATGTAGATCGCCCCGCGCATGTCGGTGCGGACTCATATGGGCGTGATCTCAATTTGACCTGGAGACGAGAAGGTTTTTAAGTAACGAATGACAAACCGCTCCAGCCCCGATCTTCCGGGGTGGTGCACGACTCTTAAACCGGAGATCCAACATGAAATGGAACACGATCATCCTCCTGCCAGTGGCGGCCCTGGCCATGACGGCCTGCGACAGAGGGACGGAAGATGCCGAGGTGAGCTTCAGCCGGGAAGTGAAACCCATCCTCGAGGCGCGTTGCGGAGACTGCCATGCCCCAGGGGGCAAGGGCACCGAAAAGTCAGGGCTCGTATTGGAGAACTATGACGCCCTTATGAGGGGCACCCGTCTCGGGCCCGTGGTCCAACCGGGCAACGCCATCTCGAGCACATTGTATCTTGTGGTGGCGGGGAAGGCCGACCGCTCCATCCGCATGCCCCATGGCGATAGCGAACTCAGTGAGCAGGAGGTGGCCACCATCGAACGCTGGATCGACCAGGGGGCGAATAACAACTAAAGGAATTTCCCATCGATTCAATTTGGGGTCAGAGTAAAAACTTCGAAACTTCGTTCGAAGTTTTTACTCTGACCCCAAATAGGCTAGAAGTTTTTACTCTGACCCCAAATAGGCTAGCGGAATACCTCCCGCGGCGCCTTGTCGAAGCCCTCGGCCAGGGCGTCCACCACGATGCCCATGATCTCGTGTGCCGCGCGTTCCTTCTCGTCGTTGTTGACGATGGGCACGTTGCAGCGGTCGGCCTCGTCCAGCAGGTAGGACTGGAGGTCCCAGATGGCGTCGAAGTTCTGCTCGTAGCGTTCGGGCGGGCGTTCCTCGGCGATGCGGCCACGGCGGGCGAAACGCCGACGCAGCTGCTTGGACTTGAACACCGCCAGGGTCAGGGGCACCACCACCGCGCCGCCCCGCGCCTCGATGCGCTGATGGAGGCTCGGCTCGATGTGCACTCCCTCGAGGATCAGGGACACGCGCTCCTTGAGGGCGCGGTCGATTACCGCCTCGCAGGGCAACGCCAGCAGCTCGGCCTGACTGCGGAAGCCGTCGGCCATGGCCTCGGGGCCCGGCCGGCGTGCGGTGGTGGCGGTGGGCAGGGCCTGCCAGGCGTTGAAGGACGAGCGGTGCAGCACCGGCAGCAGGCGCTCCGGGATCAGCATGCGCATCACCTCCCGCAGCATGTCGGTGGACTGGATGCGTTGGATCTCCAGGCGGTTCGCCAGCTCAGCGACCACGGTGGACTTGCCGCAGCCGGGGGTGCCCCCCACCAGCAGGATCAGGGGGCGCCCCTGCTGGCGGTAGTCCACCCACACCATGTAGCGCCGGGCGATCTTCTCGCCCTGGGTGCGCCGCAGCCAACCGTAGGTGAGACGCCCCAGTACGGCGCTGGGGATCACGGCCTCGCGGCGCATCAGCAGATGCTCCAGCAGCTGGCGGGCCATGGTGGTGGCGGTCTCCATGTCCGTGCCGCTGGCCTCCAGGGAGCGCCGGTAGGTGAGTTCCGAGAAGGGCAGCACCTGGCCCTCGAAGTCACGGATCATGGGCCGGGCCGGGACACCCGCCGGCATGCGATAGGCCCGTGCCACCCTGGGATCCGTGCGCAAGAGCCCCCGGTATACCCGCTCCCGCAGCTCGACGGTGGTGATCTCGGGGACCCCGGAGAGTTCGTTGCGGATGGCCGAGGAGAAATCGTAGGCGTGCTTGAACTCCAGCCCCACCTCCTGGAGGGAACGGGTGAGGATCCCCCTCAGGAAAGGCACGCGGGTATCTTCGACTTTGTCGACTACGAGGGTCTTGGCCACGGTGGGTCCCGATCAGATGGCACGGCCCGGGGGCCGCATTTTCCCGGGATTGTAACGTGGAGACGGCCGCGACACAGCACGGGGCGTCGCAGAAGCGTATAAAAATTTGAATGTCGGGATGAATCCCGACCTACAAAAAGCGTAACCGCGAAAGACGCGAACTGACGCGAAAAAGGAGAAGGTCAGGGAGGAGTGGCCGTTTGAAAAGGCGCAACGAATCCACCATTTCGGCGCCAGCAGAGCGGACGCACGGGGTAATCTTTTCCCATTTCCCATTTCCCATTTTCTCTAGGGAGAAGGACAGAGGGGTAGGTCGGGCTTCAGCCCGACAGCCGGCGGTGGGTTCCGACCCGGCCCGTGGTACGTGCGGCGGGGTTTGGATGTCGGGATGAATCCCGACCTACATTCGTGCCACGGGAACGGGCGGTGGCGGTGTATCTGGCCGGGATGTCGGGATGAATCCCGATCTACATTCGTGCCGAAGCGGCGTATTTGGCCGGGATGTCGGGATGAATCCCGACCTACATTCCTGCCACGGGAACGGGCGGTGGCGGTGTATCTGGCCGGCATGTCGGGATGAATCCCGACCTACATCCGTGCCCCGGGAACGGGCGGTGGTGGCGTATCTGGCCGGGATGTCGGGATGAATCCCGACCTACATTCGTGCCACGGGCCCCGGCATCGGGGCCCGGAACTGCGGGCGCGAGACCCGCTTTTTAAGGGGGCGAGGATGAAGAAGACTAATCCAACTCCTTCAGGACCTCGTCGAGAATGGTGCTCAGCTCTACATGGCGCACGTCGCGACCGGTGGAGAGGTAGATCACATAGCCGGAGATATTCTTGGCGTGGCCGCCGATGCGCTCCAGGGCCCGCAGGGCCAGCACGGCATCGATAGAATAGCCCACGGTGCGGGAGTCCTCGAGGACATAGGTGGCCAGGCGCCGCAGGGCGGCGCGGAACTTCTCCTCGATGCGCTCGTCCTGGTGGATCACCTCAACCGCCTTCTTCACATCCATGGTGTTGAAGGCGACCAATACGTTGTCGAGCATGGATTTGCCGTAGACGGCGATGCCCCGCACGTCGTGTACCAGCCCCGAGTTGGGGGGGCTGGCGGCGGGGCTGCCATAGATCTCCTCCACCAGGGAAGCCAGTTTACGGGCCTCGTCGCCGATGCGCTCGAGGTCCGACACCGTCTTGTTCATGGTCATGAGGTTGCGCAGATCCCGCGCCACCGGCTGCCGGCGGGCGATGGTGGTCACCAGTTCCTCGTCGATGCGCACGTCCATGTCATTGACCAGGCGATCGCGGGCGATGACCTCCCGTGCCGCCCCGGGGTCTTCGTCGTCCAGCGCACGAATGGCCCGAGCCAGCTGATCCTCTACGATACCGCCCATCTCCATCACCATCGAATGGAGGTTCATGAGGTCCTGGTCGAAGCCCTTGATGGTATGTCCGCCCGCTATATCGTTCATGCTGTGTAATCTCCGTTGCAAACGCCTGGAATCATGATGCCGGGGCCGGGAAGCGAGGCCGAAACGCGGCGGGCGGTCTCGCCCCGTTCCCGGCAGGCCCTCAACCCTTGGCCGCCAGGTAGCCGTCGATGACCTCGGCCTCGGTGGAGCGGATGGTCATGCCGTTGGGTCCGGCGCCGATGCGGGTGACGATCTTGGACGGCTCGCCCGTGGTCTTGAAGTCCTTATAGGCCTTGGAATTGGCTTCGAACACCCACAGACGGCCGTCGTGGACCTCGGCCACATAGCCCGGCTTGCTGAGGAGATAGCCGTCGATGATGGCGCCCTCCGTGGAACGGACGGTCATGCCGTTGGGGCCGGCGGCGATGCGGGTGACGATCTTGGACGGCTCGCCCGTGGTCTTGAAGTCCTTATAGGCCTTGGAATCGGCTTCGAACACCCACAAACGGCCGTCGTGGACCTCGGCCACATAGCCCGGCTTGCTGAGGAGATAGCCGTCGATGACGGCGCCATCCGTGGAGCGGACGGTCATGCCGTTGGGGCCGGCGGCGATGCGGGTGACGATCTTGGACGGCTCGCCCGTGGTCTTGAAGTCCTTATAGGCCTTGGAATCGGCTTCGAACACCCACAGACGGCCGTCGTGGAC
The Gammaproteobacteria bacterium DNA segment above includes these coding regions:
- a CDS encoding Fic family protein, yielding MDNRLKTITIRITPAILRAIAEIDEFKGAWQALGRLAPERLNRLRHVATVESIGSSTRIEGAKLSDQEVDRLLSRIDIQTFGTRDEQEAAGYAAVMETVFANHEAIDLTENHIRQLHRDLLQYASKDERHRGEYKTLDNHVEAFGPDGESLGVIFETATPFETPARMEGLVAWTRQALHQGALHPLMVIAVFVVVFLAIHPFQDGNGRLARVLTTLLLLRAGYRYVPYSSLEGVIERSKDQYYRALRRTQVTLRTTEPDWQPWIEYLLSALRSQKHALEEKIRRERIILGSRPRLSIQILEIARDHGCVTVAEAVKLTGANRNTVKDHIKALAAAGHLQRHGAGRGTWYSAA
- the phoU gene encoding phosphate signaling complex protein PhoU, producing the protein MNDIAGGHTIKGFDQDLMNLHSMVMEMGGIVEDQLARAIRALDDEDPGAAREVIARDRLVNDMDVRIDEELVTTIARRQPVARDLRNLMTMNKTVSDLERIGDEARKLASLVEEIYGSPAASPPNSGLVHDVRGIAVYGKSMLDNVLVAFNTMDVKKAVEVIHQDERIEEKFRAALRRLATYVLEDSRTVGYSIDAVLALRALERIGGHAKNISGYVIYLSTGRDVRHVELSTILDEVLKELD
- a CDS encoding c-type cytochrome domain-containing protein: MKWNTIILLPVAALAMTACDRGTEDAEVSFSREVKPILEARCGDCHAPGGKGTEKSGLVLENYDALMRGTRLGPVVQPGNAISSTLYLVVAGKADRSIRMPHGDSELSEQEVATIERWIDQGANNN
- the mutS gene encoding DNA mismatch repair protein MutS, encoding MSQELKHTPMMQQYLGIKAEHPDTLLFYRMGDFYELFFDDAKRAADLLDITLTARGQSAGAPIPMAGVPYHAVEQYLARLVRLGESVVICEQMGEPMPGKGPVERRVTRIVTPGTLTDEALLDEARDNLLVALQAGDGFGIAMLDLAAGRFTLLEVADESALAAELERLRPAELLVPDDRDPPPPARGHGALRRQAPWHFDRATAVRLLTEQLGTHDLAGFGCTPDHPALGAAGCLLHYAAETQRSVLPHIRTLTVEQRDEAVMLDGATRRNLEIDRNLGGGTDNTLAAVMDRTATAMGSRLLRRWLHRPLRRRDTVGLRHQAIGALMDGGRHETLGTHLKGMGDIERILARVALGSARPRDLVHLRHGLATLPALTAVLAGLDSPRLQALGPQLEGLDPEQDLLERGLVEQPPAVIRDGGVIAAGYHPRLDELRAIGADSDTFLKELETRERARTGIASLKVGYNRVHGYYIELSRGHSDHAPADYTRRQTLKGAERFVTAELKAFEEQAVSARDKALALEKSLYGELLDLLGRRLDALQAMAEAMAELDVLANLAERAVALDLVRPQLVDEPGLVIRGGRHPVVEAVLEAPFIPNDLEFTDARRMLVITGPNMGGKSTYMRQTALITLLAAAGAYVPAESAIMGPVDRIFTRIGASDDLAGGRSTFMVEMTETANILHNAGPQSLVLVDEIGRGTSTFDGLALAWACAEQLARETRAFTLFATHFFELTTLADEIPGVANVHLDAAEHGERIVFLHAVREGPASQSYGLQVAALAGVPASVLARARDHLRRLEDREAASFEARPQLALPLGPAPEAPADPLHEALAALDPDSLSPREALEALYRLKGLLGRPE
- the htpG gene encoding molecular chaperone HtpG, with the protein product MSETNATIDSHKETLGFQAEVRQLLNLVINSLYSNKEIFLRELISNASDAADKLRFEALADDALYEGEGDLGIRITFDKAARTVTVSDNGIGMSRQEVLENLGTIARSGTRQFFEALTGDQSKDSRLIGQFGVGFYSSFIVADRVTVETRRAGLAPEHGVRWESAGEGEYTIETIHREGRGTDVTLHLREDQEEFADGWRLRGIVRRFSDHISLPIEMEKEQPPAAEGEEQAQPASPEFEVVNRATALWARSKAEITDDEYKEFYKHVAHDFEDPLAWSHNQVEGTLEYTSLLYIPARAPFDLWDRNARHGVKLYVRRVFVMDDAEQLMPAYLRFVRGIVDSADLPLNISREILQQNRQIDAMRSGSVKKVLGMLEHMAAHEPEQYQKFWGEFGRVLKEGIIEDMPNRERIAALVRFASTHSDDDEQTASLADYVGRMKEGQQHIYYVTADSPAAARNVPHLEVFADKGVEVLLLTDNVDEWVTGHLDEFDGKSLKSITKGELDLGELAGGEEAKDEAADKPDDEAHKPLLERLKTTLADEVQEVRATRRLTRSPACLVAGDYEMGAHMERILEAAGQPIHHSKPIFEVNPDHPLVRRMADEQDEEQFADWARILFDQAVLAEGAKPRDPGAFVRRLNDMMMRLGGGGQA
- a CDS encoding AAA family ATPase; the encoded protein is MAKTLVVDKVEDTRVPFLRGILTRSLQEVGLEFKHAYDFSSAIRNELSGVPEITTVELRERVYRGLLRTDPRVARAYRMPAGVPARPMIRDFEGQVLPFSELTYRRSLEASGTDMETATTMARQLLEHLLMRREAVIPSAVLGRLTYGWLRRTQGEKIARRYMVWVDYRQQGRPLILLVGGTPGCGKSTVVAELANRLEIQRIQSTDMLREVMRMLIPERLLPVLHRSSFNAWQALPTATTARRPGPEAMADGFRSQAELLALPCEAVIDRALKERVSLILEGVHIEPSLHQRIEARGGAVVVPLTLAVFKSKQLRRRFARRGRIAEERPPERYEQNFDAIWDLQSYLLDEADRCNVPIVNNDEKERAAHEIMGIVVDALAEGFDKAPREVFR
- a CDS encoding nitrous oxide-stimulated promoter family protein gives rise to the protein MKPVSTRDKPQNHGPAPKGASEGRRIAREKRTISAMVAIYCRHHHATSAVPCEACRTLLAYARRRLEVCPFQEAKPACNHCQVHCYSPTMRERVKEVMRYAGPRMVLRHPVLSVYHLLDARRPAPVLGTKGSRVRPRKERDRDDSA